Proteins encoded within one genomic window of Panicum virgatum strain AP13 chromosome 1N, P.virgatum_v5, whole genome shotgun sequence:
- the LOC120656926 gene encoding growth-regulating factor 1-like, giving the protein MAMPYASLSPAGADHRSSTATASLLPFCRATPLSVSPASGGGPAEDAQVGARWAARPVSFTPAQYEELEQQALIYKYLVAGVPVPPDLVLPIRRGLDALATRFYGHPTLGHGSYFGKKLDPEPGRCRRTDGKKWRCSKEAAPDSKYCERHMHRGRNRSRKPVETQLVPPSQPPATAAASPAAPLAAAANGSSFQNHSLYPAIAGSTGGGGGASNMSSPFSSPLGSSPLHMDNAASYAALGGGTAKDLRYNAYGIRSLADEHNQLIAEAIDSSMENQWRLPPSQNSAFPLSSYPQLGALSDLGPNGVSSLSKMDRQPLSFLGHDFGGINSGKQENQTLRPFFDEWPKARDSWPGLSDDNTNLASFPATQLSISIPMASSDFSVASSQSPNDD; this is encoded by the exons ATGGCGATGCCGTATGCCTCTCTTTCCCCGGCAGGCGCCGACCACcgctcctccaccgccaccgcctccctcctccccttcTGCCGCGCCACCCCGCTCTCCGTCTCGCC GgctagcggcggcgggccggcggagGACGCGCAGGTGGGCGCGAggtgggcggcgaggccggtgtCGTTCACGCCGGCGCAGTACGAGGAGCTGGAGCAGCAGGCGCTGATATACAAGTACCTGGTCGCCGGCGTCCCCGTCCCGCCGGATCTCGTGCTCCCCATCCGCCGCGGCCTCGACGCCCTCGCCACCCGCTTCTACGGCCACCCCACAC TTGGGCACGGTTCGTACTTCGGCAAGAAGCTGGATCCGGAGCCGGGCCGGTGCCGGCGTACGGACGGCAAGAAGTGGCggtgctccaaggaggccgcccCGGACTCCAAGTACTGCGAGCGCCACATGCACCGCGGCCGCAACCGTTCAAGAAAGCCTGTGGAAACGCAGCTCGTGCCCCCGTCccagccgccggccaccgcggccgcctccCCCGCGGCGCCCCTGGCCGCCGCAGCCAACGGCAGCAGCTTCCAGAACCACTCACTCTACCCTGCCATCGCTGGCAGcaccggtggaggcggcggagccagCAACATGTCCAGCCCGTTCTCCTCGCCGTTGGGGTCGTCTCCGCTGCACATGGACAATGCCGCCAGCTACGCAGCTCTTGGTGGTGGAACGGCCAAGGATCTCAG GTACAATGCTTATGGAATAAGGTCATTGGCTGATGAGCACAATCAGCTCATTGCCGAAGCCATTGACTCATCCATGGAGAACCAGTGGCGCCTCCCGCCGTCCCAAAACTCCGCATTTCCTCTCTCGAGCTACCCCCAGCTCGGGGCGCTGAGCGACCTGGGTCCAAACGGCGTCAGCTCGCTCTCGAAGATGGACAGGCAGCCCCTCTCCTTCCTAGGCCACGACTTCGGGGGCATCAACTCCGGGAAGCAGGAGAACCAGACGCTGCGGCCCTTCTTCGACGAGTGGCCCAAGGCGAGGGACTCCTGGCCGGGCCTCTCCGACGACAACACTAACCTAGCCTCGTTCCCGGCGACCCAGCTGTCGATCTCCATACCCATGGCGTCCTCGGACTTCTCCGTGGCCAGCTCCCAGTCGCCGAACG ATGACTGA